One region of Centropristis striata isolate RG_2023a ecotype Rhode Island chromosome 3, C.striata_1.0, whole genome shotgun sequence genomic DNA includes:
- the LOC131968060 gene encoding ras association domain-containing protein 1-like isoform X2 produces MTNEASSSDKSPSFEMTWGSSTSSGYCSDEESDSEFEQYFTARTSFFPKARKANVTANVTASVKQDEQIEWGKQELTTADIQQKVKEYNAQINSNLFMNMNKDGSYTGFIKVQFKLARPVSVPPPKKGGHDAGGKKASGVKRRTSFYLPKDASKHLHISSRTSAREVIEALLKKFTVVDNPGKFALFERSERHDQVYVRKVSDDERPLRLRLCSGPNEKVLSFVLKENETGEVNWHAFSMPELKNFLRILQREEEEHVKQIVQRYALARTKMREALAGSTPG; encoded by the exons ATGACAAACGAGGCTAGCAGCTCGGACAAGAGTCCCTCCTTCGAGATGACCTGGGGCAGCTCCACCAGCAGCGGCTACTGCAGCGACGAGGAGTCCGACTCCGAGTTCGAGCAGTACTTCACCGCGCGGACATCTTTCTTCCCCAAAGCCAGGAAAGCCAACGTCACTGCTAACGTCACTGCTAGTGTAAAGCAG GATGAACAGATTGAATGGGGAAAGCAGGAGTTGACAACAGCAGATATTCAGCAGAAGGTGAAGGAATACAACGCTCAGATCAACAGCAATCTGTTCATGAACATG AACAAGGATGGTTCCTACACTGGCTTCATTAAGGTCCAGTTCAAGTTGGCCCGACCCGTGTCAGTGCCACCTCCAAAGAAAGGAGGTCACGACGCCGGAGGGAAAAAGGCGAGCGGAGTGAAGCGCCGCACCTCTTTTTACCTGCCAAAGGACGCATCCAAGCACCTGCACATTAGCTCACGCACTTCTGCTCGTGAGGTCATCGAGGCTTTGCTGAAAAAGTTTACTGTGGTGGACAATCCTGGCAAGTTTGCTCTGTTTGAGCGCAGTGAGCGCCACGACCAAG TTTATGTTCGCAAGGTGTCTGATGACGAGCGTCCCCTCCGTCTGCGCCTGTGTTCTGGACCAAATGAGAAAGTCCTCAGTTTTGTTCTGAAAGAGAATGAAACTGGAGAAGTCAAT TGGCATGCCTTCTCCATGCCCGAGTTGAAGAACTTCCTGCGCATTCTGCAGCgtgaagaggaggagcacgTCAAGCAGATAGTGCAGCGCTACGCTCTGGCACGCACTAAGATGCGAGAGGCTCTGGCTGGCTCGACCCCCGGCTGA
- the LOC131968060 gene encoding ras association domain-containing protein 1-like isoform X1, translating to MSSWGELIELRDLRPDREQIELTHGSHSPCFPPRLERANALRISPGKVPDLLSRVGIIRVLSSTQDPQLPEEKGEGHNFQPCSHAQPTWCDLCGDFIWGLYKQSLRCVYCRFTCHYRCRPLIRLDCSWDRGSVADHTCVVEHTIETDTNVDEQIEWGKQELTTADIQQKVKEYNAQINSNLFMNMNKDGSYTGFIKVQFKLARPVSVPPPKKGGHDAGGKKASGVKRRTSFYLPKDASKHLHISSRTSAREVIEALLKKFTVVDNPGKFALFERSERHDQVYVRKVSDDERPLRLRLCSGPNEKVLSFVLKENETGEVNWHAFSMPELKNFLRILQREEEEHVKQIVQRYALARTKMREALAGSTPG from the exons ATGTCTTCTTGGGGGGAGTTGATCGAGCTGCGTGACCTGAGGCCGGACAGAGAGCAGATAGAGCTGACACACGGCTCACACTCGCCCTGCTTCCCTCCCCGCCTGGAGAGGGCCAACGCCCTCAGGATCAGCCCGGGGAAGGTCCCAGACCTGCTGAGCCGTGTGGGCATCATCAGGGTCCTGAGCAGCACCCAGGACCCCCAGCTCCCCGAGGAGAAGGGGGAGGGACACAACTTCCAGCCCTGCAGCCACGCTCAGCCCACGTGGTGCGACCTGTGTGGAGACTTCATCTGGGGCCTGTACAAGCAGAGCCTGCGGTGTGTCT ACTGCAGATTCACATGCCACTACCGCTGTCGTCCTCTGATTCGTCTGGACTGCAGCTGGGACCGAGGCTCTGTGGCTGACCACACATGTGTTGTGGAGCACACGatagaaacagacacaaatgtg GATGAACAGATTGAATGGGGAAAGCAGGAGTTGACAACAGCAGATATTCAGCAGAAGGTGAAGGAATACAACGCTCAGATCAACAGCAATCTGTTCATGAACATG AACAAGGATGGTTCCTACACTGGCTTCATTAAGGTCCAGTTCAAGTTGGCCCGACCCGTGTCAGTGCCACCTCCAAAGAAAGGAGGTCACGACGCCGGAGGGAAAAAGGCGAGCGGAGTGAAGCGCCGCACCTCTTTTTACCTGCCAAAGGACGCATCCAAGCACCTGCACATTAGCTCACGCACTTCTGCTCGTGAGGTCATCGAGGCTTTGCTGAAAAAGTTTACTGTGGTGGACAATCCTGGCAAGTTTGCTCTGTTTGAGCGCAGTGAGCGCCACGACCAAG TTTATGTTCGCAAGGTGTCTGATGACGAGCGTCCCCTCCGTCTGCGCCTGTGTTCTGGACCAAATGAGAAAGTCCTCAGTTTTGTTCTGAAAGAGAATGAAACTGGAGAAGTCAAT TGGCATGCCTTCTCCATGCCCGAGTTGAAGAACTTCCTGCGCATTCTGCAGCgtgaagaggaggagcacgTCAAGCAGATAGTGCAGCGCTACGCTCTGGCACGCACTAAGATGCGAGAGGCTCTGGCTGGCTCGACCCCCGGCTGA
- the tusc2a gene encoding tumor suppressor 2, mitochondrial calcium regulator a, with product MGGSGSKAKGVWPFSGSGNGADSASDGSEQSVARLKGSRNATPFVFTRRSSLYYDEDGDLAHEFYEETVVTKNGRKKSKLKRIQKNLIPQGMVKLDHPCIHVDFPIVLCEV from the exons ATGGGAGGAAGCGGATCCAAAGCCAAAGGTGTCTGGCCTTTCTCAGGCAGTGGAAATGGAGCGGATTCAGCCAGTGATGGGAGCGAGCAGTCCGTGGCCCGGCTCAAGGGCTCCAGAAATGCAACACCGTTTGTTTTTACCAGGAGGAG TTCTTTGTACTACGACGAGGACGGAGACCTTGCCCATGAGTTCTACGAAGAGACGGTGGTGacaaaaaatggcagaaaaaagtccAAGTTGAAGAGGATCCAAAAAAATCTGATTCCACAG ggaATGGTGAAGCTCGACCACCCGTGTATACATGTAGATTTCCCCATCGTCCTCTGTGAGGTGTGA